Below is a genomic region from Bactrocera dorsalis isolate Fly_Bdor unplaced genomic scaffold, ASM2337382v1 BdCtg170, whole genome shotgun sequence.
CTTTCTGCTGCGCGATGCTATCATTGGCCCAGCGTCGTATACAGTTTAAATGGAAGAAACAATAGCAATGTTTACAGGTCCAAATCGAGTCAGCTCGGCGCACACTACCAATACAAATTAGACAAGTTGCTGATCCTGAATGCAAAGCGTTTTCAAAGAAGGTAGCAGTTTTTTGTTGTAGTGCTTGTTGGATACCTAAGCGGCTGCCGTCAGACTTGTAATGCTTAAATAGAGaatctaacaataataaatatattgtatctGTGTTTTCTAggaaatatgtgtatgtaaaatatACCTAATATTTTAGATTCGTTAAGCTCCTCTTCCTCTTCATCGGAACTAGAGGAATATTTTTCCACTATTTTCTTTGCGGCAGCTATATGCCGTGCATGTACTTCTTCAAAACGAGTTGCTCCATTCGGTTTTTGTTGATTTGACTTGGAGCCTCCTTTCATTTTTTCGTTCTTGGCAGAAAACGCagacatttttttagaaattgttaAGATTTCTGTTTCTGACGTGggaattaaaacaattttctgaaCCGGCTGTTTCAGATCCACTTCAAGGTTACcagaaatttgtaatttattaatttttggagGATTTTTCATTTATCAACAGAAATCTTTGTTTACTATGAATTCCGACCTTTAGCATAtggtttataaaaatgtttttttttttttttcaaatatattacaACTTCTATGTAATAcaaatgtttgaaattaaattctctCAAAATTTTGCTCCCGTAACCAAATTAATTAAGGTAAAAATTTAGTGTGTCAATTAAAAAGTactttatacaataatataaaaacaatatctttattctaatatataaatcacattttattttcgttgtatatatgtaaaaaatgatgtacacaaaatttttataaaatgtaacaCTATGTATATATCAAAATTTATACTTATAATAGGTGTGTAAAAGTCACACATTCATATTCGCTTCTAGCTACTCTTGCGATTGACCaggattgaaaaataatttgtaattaaaaccGATATTACGGAAATTACCCATTTGTATACTTCCGTTTTCAGAATTCATTTCACCAATGTttctttgaacaatttttaatatatcttcGAAATGTGTATCATGCGCATGCTCAGCTATTGCCTTACAAAGACCCTGAATATACCAAGAACCTGTAACCGCATCTCTATAAGCTCTGAATCCTTTATTAGTTGCGTAGCAGATTAGTAAATCCGACAACTCTGCATTGCGTTCCTTATTCGAAGTAAAGGCGATGGTGTCACTCTCTGTTTTGGCTTTTATTCCTTTGTCTTGCATAGGACCACggcaaaatggaaaaataagaaCCTTtggtttttgcattaaattgggACATCTTCGGTTGGAAAAACGATCAATGACTTCTTGCACTTTTACAAATGATCCATCACTGAACGCcacttcttcttcatttttacCGTCGAGTTCGCCATGACTCATAAATGCCAAGACAAAAGACTCGGTTTTGAGTGTATCATCCGACTTTAATAACGCATCCAGTAAATCGAAAAACTGCTCTCTAGAGCCATTTgtggttataaatattttaaaacctaaTTGTCTGAACACGTATATGAGTATATCACTATCATTTGAGGCTCCATTGCGATAATCagtcttaaattttatataattggcTATAAAGAGGACTCCTCTGTGTTGTTTGGACTGCATTTTATAGGTTCCAATTCGTTCACATGTATTAATTCGGTTGGCTTTTGTAACTTCATATTTCACTTTTGGATCAACTGATTCCAAGAACTCTGTTATGTTAGGTGTGGAATTCTCGTCAacctagaaaattaaaaaataaaaattatatttcactaCGATACCtttaaaatttgaacaaatacCCTTGAATGCACGCTGTCAGGTATGTCAGTCGCCTGTGCTGGAATTAATTCAACTGGTTTCTCTGTAATACTTTGTGTAGCTTGTGCTAAATTCTGACGATATTCTCTGATAGGGTTAAATTCTCTCTGTCTTTCTAAAACTTGCAGCGCTTCAACATAGTCCAACTCTTTAagaattgcttttaatttatcGAATGCTTCCGGACCTCGGTGAGTAATTTTATCAAAGAGTTTTTTGTGCATAATTTGATCTAAAGTTTGGGATCCTCCAATATCTACCATACTTTTAGAATCCAAATGAAGATTATAAACCATTTGCTCTGAAAGTAAACCCTCACTCCTACAGGCTGGAAGTAGGTGTTTCAATTCAGTGTGCTGAATAAGtttattaatgttttcttttattatttttcgatgcTTATCATCCATTTTTCGCGTTAGTAGTGGTTGACAATGAGATTCAATTAGTCAGCAATTCTAAAATGGCAGCAATGGCAATGACAATGGCCTAGAAAAGAAAGCTCTAATTCCTGGGAATATTTCGATATATAGGCTtgcaaaatgtttatattattaagCACCAAATACGATTTGCAGCTAAGATTCACTATATTAATTTCACAGTTATTGAATtatccttttttttttacaaaattttgctcCCTTATTATCAACAAAGGATCGCACAATTTGCAATTTCACAAAACAATAATTTCGCAAGTGCTCAAGCAGATTCTAAATACACAGCACCTTGCCACACTTTTTAACTATCAAATTGTTtccgatttatttaaaaacttaagttCTTTGTGCGTCCGCAACTATTACTTCTGAAGAATGTTGAAACAAATATATTGGTAATATTTGTTTGGGATCTAAtttgtaattattaatatatcaACTCCACTTAATGCCTAATTATTTTAGTGTATAGTTAGCTTAATTTCGTAAAAAAGTTGCAACCCTAAAGAAAATGTCAAAGGAAAGGCAAAGAAAAAGTCGGCAAAATCTTCTTTGTAGCGCGTGCAAGATTTATCAAGTTATTAATTTATGAAGAAATTTATTCAGActttgaaattatttacgaaataATTTTACTGTTGTAAGTTCTCACAATTATTACTATATCTGAATTACTTTTGCACATCATACAGCTGTTTGTGTGTTAAAACCAAACAGTCTGTATGATGCTTAACCTCGAAGTTATTTAGAGAATTTGGCCTGTATACCGGTATGTGATAATATACCAGTAGTGATAAATTATAATTCTGACAAGAACATTTTTAGGCAGTAAATTTTAGTAgtgtttaaaaaatcattaaaatcatGCAAAATGTAAAGAATAATTTGCAATATTCATTAAGTAGTACGTTCAGTGTTAAGATATGtctgatgtatgtatattcgctGATGCATCCCTGCATAAGTTTGTTAAAAGCGTGTGTTTGTGGATGTGATCTTCCATTTTGACGTTAAGTAAATTACTACATTTTGATTTGTCAATGAAAGTGCATATGGTGTTAAAGTAAGCTGGATTGTGGTTGTTTTGTTTTACTATGTTCTGAACAATTATTAGTTCGTACTTCGTTAAGGTTTTGATTTTACATTTGGATTAAATACatgaaataatgaattttaatacaattttagcaGTAGTCTTTACTGTTATAGGGTCAGTTTCCGTCGTAACCGTGTTAATTTTGCTAGGTAAGACCTACATACGTTGATTATGCATTGTATTGACTTTCAATATTTGTGAGAAAAACTACTACTAAATCGAAATTATTTGGTAATACAAACTTTGACCCCCTACTAGCCGTCGTGGTACATTGAACCATTGCCCAGGGCATTCAAGAAATATATGACATCGATTtatatgacatacatatgtaaaactaataaatatttattatttttttaattttaggttgGTTCCTGATCTGGAAAGCATTTCTATCAAAATTCCGACTTGTACGTGAATTACTGGGTCAAGAAAACGGTGATGAGGCACAACCTATAGAGCAGCAACCTCATATAAGAGCGAAAAAAATACGCCGAGACTAATATTACTAAACTGTAAGCAGTTTCACAAATAATCGAAAATAGGCAAAGTAGTTAAAAATAACTATTAATCAAATAACTAGAactcttaataaaaaatttatactgAAAGTCCTACAACATGAATATCCGCTGTGCTAAACCTGATGACTTGATGAGTATGCAGCACTGTAACTTGCTCTGCCTACCTGAAAACTACCAaatgaaatattacttttatcATGGGCTTACCTGGCCGCAGCTCAGCTATGTAGCTGAAGATGATAAAGGCAATATCGTTGGCTATGTGCTGGCCAAAATGGAGGAACCTGAACCTGGCGAAGAAAGTAAGCATGGTCACATTACATCATTGGCCGTAAAACGTTCCTACCGCCGACTGGGCTTAGCACAAAAATTGATGAATCAAGCCTCACAAGCGATGGTTGAGTGTTTTGATGCGCAATATGTTTCGTTGCATGTG
It encodes:
- the LOC105224480 gene encoding caspase Dronc translates to MDDKHRKIIKENINKLIQHTELKHLLPACRSEGLLSEQMVYNLHLDSKSMVDIGGSQTLDQIMHKKLFDKITHRGPEAFDKLKAILKELDYVEALQVLERQREFNPIREYRQNLAQATQSITEKPVELIPAQATDIPDSVHSRVDENSTPNITEFLESVDPKVKYEVTKANRINTCERIGTYKMQSKQHRGVLFIANYIKFKTDYRNGASNDSDILIYVFRQLGFKIFITTNGSREQFFDLLDALLKSDDTLKTESFVLAFMSHGELDGKNEEEVAFSDGSFVKVQEVIDRFSNRRCPNLMQKPKVLIFPFCRGPMQDKGIKAKTESDTIAFTSNKERNAELSDLLICYATNKGFRAYRDAVTGSWYIQGLCKAIAEHAHDTHFEDILKIVQRNIGEMNSENGSIQMGNFRNIGFNYKLFFNPGQSQE
- the LOC105224481 gene encoding small integral membrane protein 13, which produces MNFNTILAVVFTVIGSVSVVTVLILLGWFLIWKAFLSKFRLVRELLGQENGDEAQPIEQQPHIRAKKIRRD
- the LOC109579199 gene encoding N-alpha-acetyltransferase daf-31 codes for the protein MNIRCAKPDDLMSMQHCNLLCLPENYQMKYYFYHGLTWPQLSYVAEDDKGNIVGYVLAKMEEPEPGEESKHGHITSLAVKRSYRRLGLAQKLMNQASQAMVECFDAQYVSLHVRKSNRAALNLYTDSLKFKIIEIEPKYYADGEDAYAMRRDLSEFSKKENSDESALDTKGNTADGEKDKINYRQAISHDHSGHDGHCC